A genomic segment from Deltaproteobacteria bacterium encodes:
- the thiE gene encoding thiamine phosphate synthase: MTQNGATTPSDLNKVGRLHVITTETLQTQYSHAEIAKLAARGGADVVQYREKRNQSTQTQLKSIEKMAQVLQDTCCRLVVNDRSDLARAAHSGLHIGPNDIAPEVARAIVGPDRIIGATANNLEMLDKLLDAPIDYIGVGPVFGTQSKDNPSPTLGIDGLRAMVTKSPFPVIAIGSISADQVGAVLEAGAHGVAVISGVVLQNDPEKAAREYRSAIRGFLSQAAQQ; this comes from the coding sequence ATGACTCAAAACGGCGCGACCACACCATCCGACCTCAACAAGGTCGGTCGGCTTCATGTTATTACAACTGAAACGCTGCAGACCCAATATTCTCATGCTGAGATTGCTAAGCTGGCCGCCCGCGGCGGTGCAGATGTAGTCCAGTATCGCGAAAAGCGAAACCAAAGCACCCAAACGCAGCTCAAATCCATCGAAAAGATGGCCCAAGTGCTTCAAGACACCTGCTGCCGCCTTGTGGTGAATGACCGAAGCGATTTAGCACGGGCCGCCCACTCCGGACTTCATATCGGCCCTAACGACATCGCTCCCGAAGTCGCCCGAGCTATCGTTGGTCCTGATAGAATCATTGGAGCCACTGCTAACAACTTGGAGATGCTTGATAAACTTTTAGATGCTCCCATCGACTACATTGGGGTGGGCCCGGTGTTTGGAACCCAGTCAAAAGATAACCCTTCACCCACCCTCGGAATTGATGGACTGCGCGCCATGGTCACAAAAAGTCCATTTCCAGTGATTGCCATTGGCAGTATCTCCGCAGACCAAGTAGGCGCTGTATTAGAAGCGGGCGCCCATGGTGTCGCGGTCATCTCTGGTGTTGTTCTTCAAAATGACCCAGAAAAAGCCGCACGCGAATACCGAAGCGCCATTAGAGGATTTCTCAGTCAAGCGGCACAGCAATGA